In Microcoleus sp. FACHB-672, one DNA window encodes the following:
- the dhaK gene encoding dihydroxyacetone kinase subunit DhaK — protein MKKLINNPDNVVRESLEGMAIAHPDLIKIHFDPHFVYRTDAPIQNKVALISGGGSGHEPMHTGFVGMGMLDAACPGEVFTSPTPDQMLEAAKMVNSGVGILNIVKNYSGDVMNFEMAAELAYSEGIPILNILIDDDIAVKDSLYTQGRRGVGTTILAEKICGAAAEAGYNLQQIADLCRHVNLNGRSMGMALTSCTVPAKGSPTFNLGDDEIEMGIGIHGEPGRQRMAIKSADEITEMLAVSIIEDSNYTRTLREWDADKGDWVEVELSDPPLQSGDSVLAFVNGMGGTPFSELYIVYRQLAKICEQHKIQIVRNLIGPYMTALDMQGCSITLLKLDEEMLKFWDAPVKTPSLRWGI, from the coding sequence ATGAAAAAACTCATTAACAATCCCGACAATGTTGTACGAGAAAGCCTGGAAGGCATGGCAATCGCACATCCAGATTTGATCAAAATCCATTTTGATCCTCACTTCGTCTACCGCACAGATGCCCCTATTCAAAACAAAGTAGCCCTGATTTCCGGCGGGGGTAGCGGACACGAACCGATGCACACCGGCTTTGTTGGGATGGGAATGTTAGACGCCGCTTGTCCTGGTGAAGTTTTTACTTCTCCAACTCCTGATCAAATGCTAGAAGCCGCAAAAATGGTGAATAGTGGTGTCGGTATCCTCAACATCGTTAAAAACTACTCAGGCGATGTGATGAACTTCGAGATGGCAGCCGAACTCGCCTACTCAGAAGGCATCCCAATTCTTAACATTTTGATAGATGATGATATTGCCGTCAAAGATTCACTTTATACCCAAGGACGTAGAGGAGTTGGTACAACAATACTTGCAGAAAAAATATGCGGTGCTGCTGCTGAAGCCGGTTACAATTTACAGCAAATTGCCGATCTTTGCCGGCACGTTAACCTTAACGGACGTAGCATGGGAATGGCATTAACGTCTTGCACAGTGCCGGCAAAAGGCAGTCCCACGTTTAATTTAGGTGATGATGAAATCGAAATGGGAATTGGCATTCACGGTGAGCCTGGACGTCAAAGAATGGCAATAAAATCAGCCGATGAAATAACCGAAATGCTGGCTGTTTCTATCATTGAAGATTCTAACTACACCCGTACACTGCGCGAATGGGATGCAGATAAAGGAGACTGGGTGGAAGTAGAACTCAGCGATCCTCCCTTGCAAAGTGGAGATTCAGTTTTAGCCTTTGTAAATGGCATGGGTGGCACTCCTTTTTCTGAGCTATACATTGTTTATCGACAATTGGCAAAAATCTGTGAACAGCACAAAATTCAAATTGTCCGCAATTTAATTGGCCCATATATGACTGCTTTAGATATGCAAGGCTGTTCGATTACCTTGCTGAAGTTAGACGAGGAAATGCTTAAATTTTGGGATGCGCCGGTGAAAACGCCAAGCTTACGATGGGGCATTTAA
- a CDS encoding leucine-rich repeat domain-containing protein codes for MNRFDSFMHKIYLIGLLVSLFVGDSSFPVDAQTATPKSFADWCLSKQSLTPETKHTVDVLLEKAGTSDCTQANQKLSTLQELDLDNKQISDLKPLSSLTNLTILYVNNNQISDIQPLSTLANLTILSLWNNQISDIQPLRNLTNLTDLRLWNNQISDIQPLSTLTNLTFLGLSNNQISDLKPLIALTNLTTLGLDNNQISDIQLLSTLTNLATLDLGNNQIRELEPLSTLTNLTYLDLSDNQISEFKPLSTLTNLASLYLENNQISDLKPLSALTNLTYLYLDNNQIRELKPLSDLTNLTYLYLDNNQISDLKPLSTLINLTSLRLDNNQISDLKPLNTLTNLPYLDLDNNQISDLKPLNTLTNLTYLYLDNNQISDLKPLSTLTKLIELNLMNNPLFKNKTCPVKPESICGF; via the coding sequence ATGAATAGATTCGATTCTTTTATGCACAAAATTTACTTAATCGGCCTGCTTGTCTCTCTGTTTGTAGGAGACTCATCTTTTCCTGTTGATGCACAGACAGCAACGCCAAAAAGTTTTGCGGATTGGTGTTTGAGTAAACAAAGTCTGACTCCAGAGACAAAACATACTGTTGATGTGCTTTTGGAGAAGGCCGGCACTTCTGATTGCACTCAGGCGAACCAGAAGCTTTCAACTCTCCAAGAACTCGACCTGGACAACAAACAAATCAGTGATCTCAAACCCTTAAGTTCCCTGACCAATCTAACTATCCTCTACGTCAACAACAATCAAATCAGCGACATCCAACCCCTGAGTACCCTGGCTAACCTAACTATCCTCAGCCTGTGGAACAATCAAATCAGCGACATCCAACCCTTAAGGAACCTGACCAACCTGACTGACCTCAGGCTGTGGAACAATCAAATCAGCGACATCCAACCCTTGAGCACCCTGACCAACCTCACTTTTCTTGGCCTCTCGAACAATCAAATCAGTGACCTAAAACCCTTGATCGCCCTAACCAACCTGACTACCCTCGGCCTCGACAACAATCAGATCAGCGACATCCAACTCTTGAGCACCCTGACCAACCTGGCTACCCTCGACCTAGGCAACAATCAAATTAGAGAACTTGAACCCTTAAGCACCCTGACCAACCTGACTTACCTTGACCTCTCCGACAATCAAATCAGTGAGTTCAAACCTCTGAGTACCCTAACGAACCTGGCTTCCCTTTACCTCGAAAACAATCAAATCAGCGATCTTAAACCCTTGAGCGCTCTGACTAACCTGACTTATCTTTACCTTGACAACAATCAAATCAGAGAACTCAAACCTTTGAGTGATCTAACTAACCTGACTTATCTTTACCTCGACAACAATCAAATCAGCGATCTCAAACCTTTAAGCACTCTAATTAACCTAACTTCCCTTAGACTCGACAACAATCAAATCAGCGATCTCAAACCTTTGAACACTCTAACTAACCTGCCTTATCTCGACCTTGACAACAATCAAATTAGCGATCTCAAACCGTTGAATACTCTAACTAACCTGACTTATCTCTACCTCGACAACAATCAAATCAGCGACCTTAAACCTTTGAGTACCCTGACCAAGCTTATTGAACTCAACCTAATGAACAATCCATTGTTTAAAAATAAAACTTGTCCTGTGAAGCCAGAATCTATTTGTGGCTTCTAA
- a CDS encoding dynamin family protein, with translation MQQSAPTQTLLNHLKSALGVLELDKNSQLYRDALSICDYLDKPSFRISVFGPFNYGKSTLLNAILGNRALPIDLIPTTGAAITIKYGNELQTRITLKDGTEINEKGTDVLKQFAILDDERRMRNDVTSVEVFCPHPFLQAGVELLDLPGTNDREAQDNLVRDQLLTADLVIQVLDARKLMTLGERENLRDWLLDRGIKTVVFVVNFLNLLEAEEQKQIYSRLLFVAESFRSELPNNLSNLYRVDALPALRARLKGDTSAAQTTGLTMFESALQNIVAMQEDKTAVRLPRVLAIAAQIQQALQTKMREINTELESAEQKRKAKLEIKQKAQNLIKKGFQDSNLEMQSWLNLSNLLSRYQSDLISALQKGEFRTWERGSFKQALVDYQQAIVKWVNQACEFFNKEQPAGLLISFPGDPQVILPNPPPNSKSSNSAAPVALATGLGWVLGGPVGAAVVGGATYFLNQNTDPKNPESSDSYLNQVQEAYANAAREYLTLFSTQALSALSEYERKADRVINFQIAEEPADITSRQHQQQLLQSLLDNLTEELETLRQP, from the coding sequence ATGCAACAATCGGCACCGACTCAAACCCTTCTTAATCATCTTAAGTCCGCACTTGGCGTACTAGAACTCGATAAAAACTCACAGCTTTATCGAGATGCGCTTTCTATCTGCGACTATCTTGACAAACCAAGCTTTCGGATTTCTGTTTTTGGCCCGTTTAATTACGGGAAATCAACACTGCTGAATGCCATCCTAGGAAATCGAGCGCTTCCTATTGATCTCATTCCCACAACCGGCGCGGCAATTACGATTAAATATGGAAATGAGCTACAAACGCGAATTACGCTAAAAGATGGGACTGAAATTAATGAAAAAGGAACAGATGTTTTAAAACAGTTTGCAATTCTAGATGATGAAAGACGAATGCGGAATGATGTCACCTCTGTAGAGGTGTTTTGTCCTCATCCATTTCTGCAAGCCGGTGTTGAGTTATTAGATTTGCCGGGAACGAATGATCGGGAAGCACAGGATAACTTGGTGCGCGACCAGCTTTTAACGGCAGATTTGGTGATTCAGGTGCTAGATGCTCGCAAGTTAATGACATTAGGCGAGCGGGAGAACTTGAGAGATTGGTTGTTGGATCGAGGAATTAAAACGGTTGTTTTTGTTGTTAACTTCTTGAATTTACTAGAAGCTGAAGAGCAAAAACAAATTTACAGCCGGCTCTTATTTGTGGCTGAAAGCTTTCGCTCTGAACTACCGAATAATCTCAGCAATTTATACCGCGTTGATGCGCTGCCGGCACTGAGAGCGAGATTGAAAGGAGACACCTCAGCCGCACAGACAACCGGACTGACCATGTTTGAATCTGCCTTGCAAAATATCGTAGCTATGCAAGAAGATAAAACGGCTGTTCGGTTGCCTCGTGTCTTAGCAATAGCCGCTCAAATTCAGCAAGCTTTGCAAACAAAGATGCGAGAGATTAATACAGAATTAGAATCGGCAGAACAAAAGCGCAAAGCTAAACTTGAAATTAAGCAAAAAGCACAGAATTTAATTAAAAAAGGTTTTCAAGATAGCAATTTGGAGATGCAGAGTTGGTTAAACTTGTCAAATCTTTTATCAAGATACCAATCCGATCTAATTTCAGCACTGCAGAAAGGTGAATTTAGAACTTGGGAAAGGGGGTCTTTTAAGCAGGCACTCGTAGATTATCAGCAGGCGATTGTAAAATGGGTCAATCAAGCCTGTGAATTCTTCAATAAAGAGCAGCCGGCTGGTTTACTGATTTCATTTCCTGGCGATCCGCAAGTTATTTTACCCAATCCACCTCCCAATTCTAAATCATCAAATAGTGCAGCGCCGGTTGCTTTAGCAACTGGACTCGGTTGGGTTTTAGGCGGGCCGGTGGGTGCAGCCGTTGTGGGCGGTGCCACTTATTTTCTCAATCAAAATACTGACCCAAAAAACCCTGAAAGCTCAGATTCCTATTTAAATCAGGTACAAGAAGCTTATGCCAATGCTGCGAGAGAGTATCTCACACTTTTTAGTACGCAAGCATTATCGGCGTTGAGTGAATATGAGCGAAAGGCAGACAGGGTCATTAATTTTCAAATTGCTGAAGAACCGGCAGATATAACCAGCCGGCAACATCAGCAGCAGTTATTGCAAAGCTTGCTGGATAATTTGACTGAAGAATTAGAGACGCTAAGACAGCCTTGA
- a CDS encoding leucine-rich repeat domain-containing protein, with translation MNKSQYLMQKIFLAGLVVPLFLGGSSFSVNAQTATPKSFADWCLSKESLTPETKHTVDVLLEKAGTSDCTQANQKLSTLGILDLGYKQIRELKPLSSLTNLTELHLSGNQISDLKPLRSLTNVTILSLGNNQISDVQPLSALTDLKILGLWNNQISDLKPLNTLTNLTGLDLSGNQIRELTSLSSLTNLTSLWLQNNQIRELKPLTNLTNLKNLMLQNNQVRDLIPLNNLTNLTYLNLSGNQIRELTPLRRLTKLMFLSLDNNPMLTNKTCPVKPESICKF, from the coding sequence ATGAATAAATCTCAGTATCTGATGCAGAAAATCTTCTTAGCCGGCCTAGTTGTCCCTCTGTTTCTAGGAGGATCATCGTTTTCTGTTAATGCACAAACAGCCACTCCAAAAAGTTTTGCGGATTGGTGTTTGAGTAAAGAAAGTCTGACTCCAGAGACAAAACATACTGTTGATGTGCTTTTGGAGAAGGCCGGCACTTCTGATTGCACTCAGGCTAACCAGAAGCTTTCAACTCTCGGAATACTCGACCTCGGCTACAAACAAATCAGAGAACTCAAACCCTTGAGTTCCCTGACTAACCTGACTGAACTCCACCTCTCCGGCAATCAAATCAGCGATCTCAAACCCTTGAGGAGCTTAACCAACGTGACTATCCTCAGCCTCGGCAACAATCAAATCAGCGATGTTCAACCCTTAAGCGCTCTGACCGACCTAAAGATCCTTGGACTCTGGAATAATCAAATCAGCGATCTTAAACCGTTGAACACTCTGACTAACCTAACTGGCCTCGACCTTTCTGGCAATCAAATTAGAGAACTCACATCCTTAAGTAGCCTAACCAACCTGACTAGCCTTTGGCTTCAAAACAATCAAATCAGAGAACTCAAACCCTTGACGAACCTGACGAACCTGAAGAACCTCATGCTTCAGAACAATCAAGTTAGAGACCTCATACCTTTGAACAACCTAACCAACCTGACTTACCTCAACCTCTCCGGCAATCAAATCAGAGAACTTACACCTTTAAGGAGGCTGACTAAATTGATGTTTCTCTCCCTAGATAACAATCCAATGCTCACCAATAAAACTTGTCCTGTGAAGCCAGAGTCCATCTGTAAATTTTGA
- a CDS encoding dynamin family protein produces MTYKIEPDSFLNNLNQVAQVRAEVAGCLGRIADTIEQAELEGKQNSGGLGLEQEIEDIKVAGENLRTGVFRLLVLGDMKRGKSTFLNALIGENVLPSDVNPCTALLTILRFGPEKKVTLYFNDGKPAQQLDFKSFKQNYTIDPAEAKRLEQEKKQAFPDVDCAVVEYPLPLLEKGIEIVDSPGLNDTEARNELSLGYINNCHAILFVLRASQPCTLGERRYLENYIKGRGLTVFFLINAWDQVRESLIDPDDTEELEESETKLRRVFKANLAEYCQVEGHDIYDERVFEVSALKALRKRLKNLSASLEGTGFSEFMGALNTFLTKERAVSELRQVRTLARQTSSHVQEAIERRIPLLDQDVNELKNKISSVEPEFKILTEIRDKFQEEIKNTRDLKAKTVADSFRTYVLNLGNTFESDFLRYQPELKLTDFFDGDKREAFNTSLQQAFEQYISDKLADWSLTAEQEMTAAFAQLSRSAANYGASYSQVTDKITEKLTGQKVQAGTHNSTEDKSPGWAKWAMGLFSLSTGNIAGVAMAGAGFDWKSILLNYFTVIGLSSIIVAVFPAAMIFGPVGLALLGLGVGFFQADQARKEVVKAARKELVKHLPQVAQEQWQPVYDAVKECFDVYEREVTKRVNDDINSRKAELDNLLQQKQSREINRSAELERLKKLETDVSTESHKIEIVYKDLLKFID; encoded by the coding sequence ATGACTTACAAAATTGAACCTGACAGTTTCCTGAATAATTTAAACCAAGTGGCGCAAGTTCGTGCTGAAGTTGCGGGTTGTTTGGGCAGAATTGCTGACACAATCGAGCAAGCAGAATTAGAAGGAAAACAGAATTCTGGGGGGCTTGGTTTAGAGCAAGAAATCGAGGATATTAAGGTTGCCGGTGAAAATTTACGAACGGGAGTATTTCGGCTTTTAGTCTTGGGGGATATGAAACGGGGCAAAAGCACTTTTTTAAATGCTTTAATTGGTGAAAATGTCTTGCCCAGCGATGTCAATCCTTGTACAGCGCTGTTAACAATTTTACGATTTGGCCCAGAAAAGAAAGTTACACTTTATTTTAATGATGGGAAGCCGGCACAACAATTAGACTTTAAAAGCTTTAAACAGAACTATACGATTGATCCGGCTGAAGCCAAGCGGCTAGAACAAGAGAAAAAACAAGCCTTTCCAGATGTTGACTGTGCGGTGGTAGAATATCCCCTGCCTCTGTTAGAAAAAGGTATTGAAATTGTTGATAGTCCGGGGCTGAATGATACAGAGGCGCGAAACGAGTTATCCCTTGGTTATATTAATAATTGTCATGCAATTCTTTTTGTGTTGAGAGCCTCGCAACCTTGTACTCTTGGAGAGCGCCGGTATTTAGAAAATTATATCAAAGGTCGCGGGTTAACTGTCTTCTTTTTAATTAATGCGTGGGATCAGGTGCGCGAGAGTTTAATCGATCCGGATGATACGGAAGAACTGGAAGAATCTGAGACAAAACTGCGGCGAGTTTTCAAAGCAAACTTAGCAGAATACTGCCAAGTCGAAGGACATGATATTTACGATGAACGAGTGTTTGAAGTTTCTGCGCTGAAAGCTTTACGCAAACGCTTAAAAAATCTTTCGGCGTCTTTAGAAGGAACCGGCTTTTCCGAGTTTATGGGCGCACTCAACACATTTTTGACGAAAGAACGGGCGGTTTCTGAATTGCGGCAGGTGAGAACCTTAGCGCGTCAAACTTCCTCTCATGTTCAAGAAGCAATTGAACGCCGGATTCCCTTGCTGGATCAAGATGTCAATGAATTAAAAAATAAAATTAGCTCTGTTGAGCCAGAATTTAAAATCTTGACAGAAATTCGGGATAAATTTCAGGAAGAAATCAAAAATACTCGCGATCTCAAAGCAAAAACGGTTGCAGATTCTTTCCGTACTTATGTGTTGAATTTGGGTAACACCTTTGAATCAGATTTTTTACGCTATCAACCAGAGTTAAAGTTAACTGATTTCTTTGATGGAGACAAACGGGAAGCATTTAATACATCGCTGCAACAGGCATTTGAGCAATATATCAGTGATAAATTGGCTGATTGGAGTCTCACGGCTGAGCAAGAAATGACTGCTGCCTTTGCCCAATTATCCAGAAGTGCGGCAAATTATGGGGCTTCTTATAGCCAGGTGACGGATAAGATTACGGAGAAGTTAACCGGGCAAAAAGTACAAGCCGGCACCCATAATTCAACGGAGGATAAATCACCGGGATGGGCGAAATGGGCGATGGGATTATTTTCTCTCTCAACCGGCAATATTGCTGGGGTAGCAATGGCAGGTGCCGGTTTTGATTGGAAAAGCATTCTCCTCAATTATTTTACGGTAATTGGTTTGAGCAGCATCATTGTTGCGGTTTTTCCAGCTGCAATGATTTTTGGGCCGGTGGGGCTTGCTTTATTAGGCTTAGGTGTGGGTTTTTTCCAAGCCGATCAAGCGCGGAAGGAAGTCGTTAAAGCAGCGAGAAAAGAGTTAGTTAAACATCTGCCACAAGTTGCCCAAGAACAATGGCAGCCAGTTTATGATGCGGTTAAAGAGTGTTTTGATGTGTATGAGCGGGAAGTGACTAAACGGGTGAATGATGATATTAATTCCCGCAAAGCTGAACTGGATAATTTACTGCAACAAAAACAATCCCGTGAAATCAACCGAAGTGCGGAACTCGAACGTTTGAAAAAACTGGAAACGGATGTTTCTACTGAGTCTCATAAAATTGAGATTGTGTATAAAGATTTACTGAAGTTTATCGACTGA
- a CDS encoding leucine-rich repeat domain-containing protein, with protein sequence MKLCRHLQQKACLINTVLCCYLGASSFSVNAQTATPKSFADWCLSKESLTPETKHTVDVLLKKAGTSDCNEANQELSTTTGLILDNNQISELKPLSSLTNLTILDLGNNQISDIKPLSSLINLTILSLNNNQISDIKPLSSLTNLTGLILDNNQISELKPLSSLTNLTGLSLGNNQISELKPLSSLTNLTILSLNNNQISELKPLSSLTNLTRLGLENNQISELEPLSSLTNLTGLNLSNNQISELKPLSSLTNLTGLGLENNQISELKFLSSLTNLTFLNLSNNQISDLKSLNSLTNLKEIQLDNNPMLTNQTCPVKPESICRF encoded by the coding sequence ATGAAACTGTGCCGGCATCTTCAACAGAAAGCTTGCTTAATTAACACCGTCTTGTGTTGTTATCTGGGAGCATCATCGTTTTCTGTTAATGCACAGACAGCGACTCCAAAAAGTTTTGCCGATTGGTGTTTGAGTAAAGAAAGTCTGACTCCAGAGACAAAACATACAGTTGATGTGCTTTTGAAGAAGGCCGGCACTTCTGATTGTAACGAGGCTAACCAAGAGCTTTCAACCACGACTGGCCTCATCCTTGACAACAATCAAATCAGTGAACTCAAACCCTTAAGTTCCCTGACCAACCTGACAATCCTCGACCTCGGCAACAATCAAATCAGTGATATCAAACCCTTAAGTTCCCTGATCAACCTGACAATCCTCAGCCTCAACAACAATCAAATCAGTGATATCAAACCCTTAAGTTCCCTGACCAACCTGACTGGCCTCATCCTTGACAACAATCAAATCAGTGAACTCAAACCCTTAAGTTCCCTGACCAACCTGACTGGCCTCAGCCTCGGCAACAATCAAATCAGTGAACTCAAACCCTTAAGTTCCCTGACCAACCTGACAATCCTCAGCCTCAACAACAATCAAATCAGTGAACTCAAACCCTTAAGTTCCCTGACCAACCTGACTCGCCTCGGGCTTGAGAACAATCAAATCAGTGAACTCGAACCCTTAAGTTCCCTGACCAACCTGACTGGCCTCAACCTCAGCAACAATCAAATCAGTGAACTCAAACCCTTAAGTTCCCTGACCAACCTGACTGGCCTCGGGCTTGAGAACAATCAAATCAGTGAACTCAAATTCTTAAGTTCCCTGACCAACCTGACTTTCCTCAACCTCAGCAACAATCAAATCAGTGACCTTAAATCTTTGAATTCCCTAACCAATCTGAAAGAAATCCAACTCGACAACAATCCAATGCTCACAAATCAAACTTGTCCAGTTAAGCCAGAATCTATCTGTAGATTTTAA
- a CDS encoding leucine-rich repeat domain-containing protein, which yields MNKIKHFRHKIYLTGLLVSLFVGGSSFPIDAQTATPKSFADWCLSKQSLPPETKHTVDVLLEKAGTSDCTQANQTFSKLTELHLLDIKISDLKPVSSLTNLTDLFVGLNQISDLKPLSSLTNLTRLGLNSNQISDLKPLSSLTNLTELSLNNNQISDIKPLSSLTNLTSLSLSNNQIAGLQPLKNLTNLSELSFSYNQITDLEPLSNLINLVSLSLSSNQIKELQPLSTLTKLSELYLAGNQITELQPLNTLTNLTSLSLSTNQISELQPLSNLINLTNLYLSQNQIAELKPLMSLTNLNTLWLEENQIREVQPLSSLINLSELYLTDNQITEVQTLRNLTNLTSLYLENNPRITNKTCPVKPEFICRF from the coding sequence ATGAATAAGATAAAGCATTTTAGACACAAAATTTACTTAACCGGCCTGCTTGTCTCTCTGTTTGTAGGAGGCTCATCTTTTCCTATTGATGCACAGACAGCAACGCCAAAAAGTTTTGCGGATTGGTGTTTGAGTAAACAAAGTCTTCCGCCAGAGACAAAACATACTGTTGATGTGCTTTTAGAGAAGGCCGGCACTTCTGATTGCACTCAGGCTAACCAGACATTTTCAAAACTTACAGAACTCCATCTATTAGACATTAAAATTAGTGACCTCAAACCCGTCAGTTCTCTGACTAACCTGACTGATCTCTTCGTCGGCCTCAATCAAATCAGTGACCTTAAACCCTTAAGTTCCCTGACGAATCTGACTCGGCTTGGCCTCAACAGTAATCAAATCAGCGACCTTAAACCCCTAAGTTCCCTGACTAATTTGACTGAACTCAGCCTCAACAACAATCAAATCAGCGATATCAAACCCTTGAGTTCCCTGACCAACTTGACTAGCCTTAGCCTCTCAAACAATCAAATTGCAGGTCTCCAACCCTTGAAAAACCTAACCAACCTGAGTGAACTTAGTTTTTCCTACAATCAAATTACTGACCTGGAACCCTTGAGCAATCTTATTAACTTAGTTAGCCTCAGCCTTTCAAGCAATCAAATCAAAGAACTCCAGCCCTTGAGTACCCTGACCAAGCTGAGTGAACTCTACCTCGCCGGCAATCAAATTACTGAACTCCAACCCTTGAACACTTTGACTAACCTGACTAGCCTTAGCCTCTCGACCAATCAAATCAGTGAACTCCAACCCTTGAGCAACTTAATTAACCTGACTAACCTCTACCTCAGCCAAAATCAAATCGCAGAACTCAAACCCTTAATGAGCCTGACTAACCTGAATACCCTCTGGCTTGAAGAAAATCAAATTAGAGAAGTTCAGCCCTTGAGTTCCTTAATCAACCTGAGTGAACTCTACCTCACGGACAATCAAATTACTGAAGTCCAAACCTTGAGGAACCTAACTAACCTGACTAGCCTCTACCTGGAAAACAATCCAAGAATCACAAATAAAACTTGTCCTGTGAAACCAGAGTTTATCTGTAGATTTTAA
- a CDS encoding leucine-rich repeat domain-containing protein codes for MNRYQHLIHKIFFADLVVPLFLGSSSFLVNAQTTTPKSFADWCLSKESLTPETKHTVDALLELAGTSDCTQANQTLSTLQQLNLGNKQIRELQPLSSLTNLTILNLSQNQISDLKPLSALTNLADLALDENQISDLKPLNTLTNLTSLGLDENQISDLKPLSTLTNLTSLSISFNQISDIQPLSTLTNLTGLWLWNNQISDLKSLKNLTNLTTLNLSDNQITELKPLSTLTNLTYLELSDNQITELKPLSTLTNLAYLYLDNNQISDLKPLSTLTSLTYVELHNNQISDLKPLNTLTKLTFLELWNNQISDLQPLTTLTKLTFLYIWNNQIQELKPLSTLINLTTLYLDNNQISDLKPLSALTNLTDLKLSDNEIRDIQPLSTLTKLTELNLKNNPMLTNKTCPLKPESICIF; via the coding sequence ATGAATAGATACCAGCATCTAATACACAAAATCTTCTTCGCCGACCTAGTTGTCCCTCTGTTTCTAGGAAGCTCATCTTTTCTTGTCAATGCACAGACAACAACACCGAAAAGTTTTGCGGATTGGTGTTTGAGTAAAGAAAGTCTGACTCCAGAGACAAAACATACTGTTGATGCGCTTTTGGAGCTGGCCGGCACTTCTGATTGCACTCAGGCTAACCAGACGCTTTCAACTCTGCAGCAGCTCAACCTCGGCAACAAACAAATCAGAGAACTCCAACCCTTGAGTTCCCTGACCAACCTAACTATCCTCAACCTCTCGCAAAATCAAATCAGTGATCTTAAACCCTTGAGTGCTCTGACTAATTTGGCTGACCTCGCACTCGACGAGAATCAAATCAGTGATCTTAAACCCTTGAACACCCTAACCAACCTGACTTCCCTCGGCCTCGACGAGAATCAAATCAGTGATCTTAAACCCTTGAGCACCCTAACCAACCTGACTTCCCTCAGCATCAGTTTCAATCAAATCAGCGATATCCAACCCTTGAGCACCCTAACTAACCTGACCGGTCTCTGGCTCTGGAATAATCAAATCAGTGATCTCAAATCCTTGAAGAACCTGACCAACCTGACTACCCTCAACCTCTCCGACAATCAAATCACTGAACTCAAACCCTTAAGCACCCTGACCAACCTGACTTACCTTGAACTCTCCGACAATCAAATTACTGAACTCAAACCCCTGAGTACCCTGACTAACCTGGCTTACCTTTACCTCGACAACAATCAAATCAGCGATCTCAAACCCTTGAGCACCCTGACTAGTTTGACTTACGTTGAACTCCATAACAATCAAATCAGCGATCTCAAACCCTTGAACACCCTGACTAAGCTAACTTTCCTGGAACTTTGGAACAATCAAATTAGCGATCTCCAACCTTTAACCACCTTGACTAAGCTGACTTTCCTCTACATCTGGAATAATCAAATCCAAGAACTCAAACCCCTAAGCACTCTAATCAACCTGACTACTCTCTATCTTGACAACAATCAAATTAGCGATCTTAAACCGTTGAGCGCTCTAACTAACCTGACTGACCTCAAGCTCTCTGACAATGAAATCCGAGATATCCAACCCTTGAGTACCCTGACTAAGCTTACTGAACTCAATCTAAAGAACAATCCAATGCTCACAAATAAAACTTGTCCTCTGAAGCCAGAGTCTATCTGTATTTTCTAA